From one Sulfurimonas sp. HSL-3221 genomic stretch:
- the hslU gene encoding HslU--HslV peptidase ATPase subunit encodes MNMTPKEIVSYLDAYIIGQQAAKKSIALALRTRYRRMQLDGEMQHEIMPKNILMIGSTGVGKTEISRRLAKMMGVPFIKVEASKFTEVGFVGRDVESMVRDLVMTSIALVKEEQKAANEEAIKEYVLDKIVDKLLPPLPPLSSETKKAEYASSRERMRQRVIDGEMNDKTIEIELPKGNIEFNDSGMPPEMAKMQESFAKMFSSINKKENKKEMKVSDAIRILDSEATEALLDMDAIRSEAVRRAEDGGIIFLDEIDKIAVSAKSQGRNDPSKEGVQRDLLPIVEGSSVGTKYGPVKTDHILFIAAGAFHLTKPSDLIPELQGRFPLRVELQSLDEEALYAILTQPKNSLIKQYKALLAVEEVTLEFDDDAIRAIAALAQQANEKTEDIGARRLHTILEKVLEAISFDAESYAGETYTVTKAIVHDKLDIVIEDEDLSRYIL; translated from the coding sequence ATGAACATGACCCCCAAGGAGATCGTCTCCTATCTCGATGCCTACATCATCGGCCAGCAGGCTGCGAAAAAGAGCATCGCCCTTGCCCTGCGCACCCGCTACCGCCGGATGCAGCTGGACGGCGAGATGCAGCACGAGATCATGCCCAAGAACATCCTGATGATCGGCTCTACCGGGGTCGGAAAGACGGAGATCTCCCGCCGGTTGGCCAAGATGATGGGCGTTCCCTTCATCAAGGTCGAAGCAAGCAAGTTCACGGAGGTCGGCTTCGTCGGCCGCGACGTCGAGTCCATGGTCCGCGACCTCGTCATGACCTCCATCGCTCTTGTCAAAGAGGAGCAGAAAGCGGCGAACGAAGAGGCGATCAAAGAGTATGTCCTCGACAAGATCGTCGACAAGCTGCTGCCACCGCTGCCGCCCCTCTCCTCGGAGACCAAGAAAGCCGAATATGCTTCCTCCCGCGAACGGATGCGGCAGAGGGTCATTGACGGCGAGATGAACGACAAGACGATCGAGATCGAGCTCCCCAAGGGAAATATCGAGTTCAACGACAGCGGCATGCCGCCGGAGATGGCGAAGATGCAGGAATCCTTCGCCAAGATGTTCAGTTCAATCAACAAAAAAGAGAACAAAAAAGAGATGAAGGTCTCCGATGCGATCCGTATCCTTGACAGTGAAGCAACCGAAGCGCTTCTGGATATGGACGCCATCCGAAGCGAGGCCGTACGCCGCGCGGAAGACGGCGGCATCATCTTCCTCGACGAGATCGACAAGATCGCCGTCAGTGCCAAGAGCCAGGGGCGCAACGACCCCAGCAAAGAGGGGGTACAGCGTGACCTGCTTCCCATTGTCGAAGGGAGCAGCGTCGGCACAAAGTACGGGCCGGTCAAAACCGACCACATCCTTTTCATTGCCGCCGGGGCCTTTCACCTGACCAAGCCGAGTGACCTTATCCCCGAGCTTCAGGGGCGCTTCCCGCTTCGCGTCGAGCTACAGTCCCTTGACGAAGAGGCGCTCTACGCCATCCTCACCCAGCCGAAGAACTCGCTGATAAAACAGTACAAGGCGCTGCTCGCCGTCGAAGAGGTCACCCTGGAGTTTGATGACGACGCCATCCGTGCCATCGCCGCCCTCGCGCAGCAGGCCAATGAAAAGACCGAAGACATTGGCGCCAGACGTCTGCACACTATCTTGGAAAAGGTGCTCGAAGCGATCAGTTTTGACGCCGAATCCTACGCCGGAGAGACCTATACCGTCACCAAAGCGATCGTCCACGACAAACTGGATATCGTCATCGAAGATGAAGACCTCTCCCGTTATATCCTTTAA
- the hslV gene encoding ATP-dependent protease subunit HslV, whose translation MFDATTILAYKGEGKAVIGGDGQVTFGHTVLKNNATKIRKLHNGQVLAGFAGSTADAFNLFDMFEEFLSARKGDMVKAIIDFSKAWRKDKVLRRLEAMMIVLNTEHIFILTGNGDVVEPEDGQIASIGSGGNYAIASARALKKHADMAPEALVEESLHIAADLCIYTNHEIKILTLEASEA comes from the coding sequence ATGTTCGACGCAACGACGATCCTCGCGTACAAGGGTGAGGGCAAAGCGGTCATCGGCGGGGACGGGCAGGTCACTTTCGGGCACACCGTCCTAAAAAACAACGCCACTAAGATCCGCAAACTGCACAACGGCCAGGTGCTGGCCGGATTCGCCGGCTCCACGGCGGACGCTTTCAACCTCTTCGACATGTTCGAGGAGTTCCTCTCCGCGCGCAAAGGGGACATGGTCAAGGCCATTATCGACTTCTCAAAAGCGTGGCGGAAAGACAAGGTCCTTCGGCGTCTGGAAGCGATGATGATCGTCCTCAACACCGAGCATATCTTTATCCTCACCGGCAACGGCGACGTCGTCGAGCCCGAGGATGGCCAAATTGCCTCCATCGGCAGCGGCGGCAACTACGCCATTGCCAGCGCCCGTGCCCTGAAAAAGCATGCTGACATGGCACCCGAGGCCCTCGTCGAGGAGAGCTTGCATATCGCGGCGGACCTCTGCATCTACACCAACCATGAGATCAAAATCCTGACCCTGGAGGCCTCGGAAGCATGA
- the rplI gene encoding 50S ribosomal protein L9, with protein sequence MRVLLIKDVKSLGKAGEVKEVKDGYGKNFLIGKGFAKHATDDVIAEWEEAKRQAAANEAQEIADLTAMKAKLEALEVTIAKKLGDTGHLFGAVTKDDIAKALEDGHGITIDKKHIEAKKAIKMTGKHEVDLKLGHGIHALLHLDIVGA encoded by the coding sequence ATGAGAGTACTGTTGATCAAAGATGTCAAAAGCCTCGGCAAAGCCGGCGAGGTTAAAGAGGTCAAAGACGGCTACGGCAAGAACTTCCTGATCGGCAAAGGGTTTGCCAAGCATGCCACCGACGACGTGATCGCGGAATGGGAGGAGGCAAAACGCCAGGCCGCCGCGAACGAGGCCCAGGAGATCGCCGACCTCACCGCCATGAAAGCGAAGCTCGAAGCCCTGGAGGTGACAATCGCGAAGAAACTGGGCGACACCGGCCACCTCTTCGGCGCCGTCACCAAAGATGACATCGCCAAAGCGCTCGAGGATGGGCACGGCATCACCATCGACAAAAAGCACATTGAAGCCAAAAAAGCGATCAAAATGACCGGGAAGCACGAGGTCGACCTCAAACTCGGCCACGGCATCCATGCGCTACTGCACCTCGACATCGTAGGTGCATAA
- a CDS encoding ferredoxin-thioredoxin reductase catalytic domain-containing protein, whose product MAGGITKIDINSDEFQSELERTIRFTDKVVEQFGWSYNPDAEINDGIQLGLTRNKLMHGKRYCPCFFVTGDKEQDRICPCKPAIEKEIPEDGVCHCQIFCTPAYAAQHRSEEEIEEVVHQHSRGLSAEECALLLQKEQFDGDELTALLEGRMLGMVDFKLIDVREHMEWQMGHIKGADRLIPTSSFCDTLESAKLSKKEKLIVYCHVGSRSAHCQRILSDMGFENVGNLTYGIVAYGGELER is encoded by the coding sequence ATGGCCGGCGGAATTACGAAGATCGATATCAACTCTGACGAATTCCAGAGCGAGCTCGAGCGGACGATCCGTTTTACGGACAAAGTCGTTGAGCAGTTCGGCTGGTCTTACAACCCCGATGCGGAGATCAACGACGGCATCCAATTGGGGCTGACGCGCAACAAACTGATGCATGGTAAGCGTTACTGCCCCTGCTTCTTCGTCACCGGCGACAAAGAGCAGGACCGCATCTGCCCCTGTAAGCCGGCCATCGAGAAAGAGATCCCCGAAGACGGGGTCTGCCACTGCCAGATCTTCTGCACCCCCGCATATGCCGCCCAGCACCGAAGCGAAGAGGAGATCGAAGAGGTCGTTCACCAGCACTCCCGAGGACTCAGTGCCGAAGAGTGCGCTCTGCTGCTTCAAAAAGAGCAGTTCGACGGTGACGAGCTCACCGCCCTTCTCGAAGGGAGAATGCTCGGCATGGTCGATTTCAAACTGATCGACGTGCGCGAACACATGGAGTGGCAGATGGGGCATATCAAGGGCGCCGACCGCCTTATCCCCACCAGCAGCTTCTGCGACACCCTGGAGAGCGCAAAGCTCTCCAAAAAAGAGAAGCTGATCGTCTACTGCCATGTCGGCAGCCGGAGTGCGCACTGCCAGCGCATCCTCAGTGACATGGGATTTGAAAACGTCGGTAACCTGACCTACGGGATCGTCGCTTACGGCGGCGAACTCGAACGCTGA
- a CDS encoding argininosuccinate synthase — protein sequence MKKEVKKVVLAYSGGLDTSVILKWLQDEYQCEVVTFTADIGQGEEVEPARQKALSLGIKPENIFIDDLREEFVRDYVFPMFRANAIYEGEYLLGTSIARPLIAKRQAEIAKITGADGVSHGATGKGNDQVRFELGYLGQNSSLTIIAPWREWDLNSREKLLAYAEKHGIKIEKSGKKSPYSMDANLLHISYEGGILEDPAAEPEEDMWRWTVSPETAPDEPEYIEIGYKNGDPVSLNGEALSPATMLETLNKLAGKHGIGRADIVENRYVGMKSRGCYETPGGTIMLKAHRAIESITLDREEAHLKDELMPRYAKLIYNGYWFAPEREMLQAAIDKTQENVEGTVRLKLYKGNVIVVGRSSEQSLFNPEYCTFEEDAVYDQKDANGFIKLNALRFIIAGKARKQ from the coding sequence ATGAAAAAAGAAGTCAAAAAAGTCGTTTTGGCCTACTCCGGCGGCCTGGACACCAGCGTCATCCTCAAGTGGCTGCAGGATGAGTACCAGTGCGAAGTCGTCACCTTTACCGCCGATATCGGCCAGGGCGAAGAGGTCGAACCGGCACGCCAGAAGGCGCTCAGCCTCGGTATCAAACCTGAAAACATCTTTATCGACGACCTGCGCGAAGAGTTCGTCCGCGACTACGTCTTCCCGATGTTCCGCGCCAACGCCATCTACGAAGGCGAATACCTTCTGGGCACTTCCATTGCCCGTCCGCTGATCGCCAAGCGCCAGGCGGAGATCGCCAAGATCACCGGCGCCGACGGCGTCAGCCACGGCGCAACCGGCAAAGGGAACGACCAGGTCCGCTTCGAACTGGGCTACCTCGGCCAGAACAGCAGCCTCACCATCATCGCCCCGTGGCGCGAATGGGACCTCAACTCCCGCGAAAAGCTGCTCGCCTACGCCGAGAAGCACGGCATCAAGATCGAGAAAAGCGGGAAAAAATCCCCCTACTCCATGGACGCCAACCTCCTGCACATCTCCTACGAGGGGGGCATCCTTGAAGATCCCGCTGCGGAACCCGAAGAAGATATGTGGCGCTGGACCGTCTCCCCGGAGACGGCACCGGACGAGCCTGAGTACATCGAGATCGGCTATAAAAACGGCGACCCGGTCAGCCTGAACGGTGAAGCCCTCTCCCCGGCAACGATGCTCGAGACCCTGAACAAGCTGGCGGGCAAACACGGTATCGGCCGCGCCGATATCGTCGAGAACCGCTACGTCGGGATGAAGAGCCGCGGCTGTTACGAAACGCCGGGCGGTACGATCATGCTCAAAGCGCACCGCGCCATCGAGTCCATCACCCTCGACCGCGAAGAGGCGCACCTCAAAGACGAGCTGATGCCGCGCTACGCGAAACTGATCTACAACGGCTACTGGTTCGCACCGGAGCGCGAGATGCTCCAGGCCGCCATCGACAAGACCCAGGAGAACGTTGAAGGGACGGTCCGCCTGAAGCTCTACAAGGGCAACGTCATCGTCGTCGGCCGCAGCTCCGAACAGTCGCTGTTCAACCCGGAATACTGTACCTTCGAAGAGGACGCGGTCTACGACCAGAAAGACGCCAACGGCTTCATCAAGCTCAACGCCCTGCGCTTCATTATCGCGGGCAAAGCGCGCAAACAGTAG
- a CDS encoding murein hydrolase activator EnvC family protein has product MIRAALLLFVLLTAAVAAKSIDDKIDETSKSLSSFDRNYASVNAKMAKTAKAILKKKRTVLTQQKKIESLESALQGKATILSGAKDELVTLAETQQTLEANRKKLRDDLADLMARIVSLTMIQEDSNTLSPDAVIGEAVFSALNAQTKEQIKKLGNDYRANEAALKQLTAKTARLKTDIASIEQEKRDLQKAKQTNEKALGDLQTKKSRYKKEIKKILAQKSALKETLAQLHIIQESESQKAAARQEEKRNEALLASKEVPDVRSVGSSYHKARTRRYRGSKTIAPLDAYTVLKRYGTYTDPIYKIKIFNESVSLQPKSPNAKVKAVFNGKVILAQETPMLENVVIIEHSGGLHTIYAHLDQIAPTVQKGKRLKKGSVIGRVNDELMFEVTQKNYHIDPLQVIR; this is encoded by the coding sequence ATGATCCGGGCCGCCCTTCTGCTTTTCGTGCTGCTGACCGCCGCCGTGGCGGCCAAGAGCATCGACGACAAAATCGACGAGACCTCCAAAAGTCTCAGCTCTTTCGACCGCAACTACGCCTCGGTCAATGCCAAGATGGCCAAGACCGCCAAGGCGATCCTGAAAAAAAAGCGGACCGTTCTGACCCAGCAGAAGAAGATCGAATCCCTCGAGTCGGCACTGCAGGGCAAGGCCACCATCCTTTCCGGTGCCAAGGATGAACTGGTCACGCTCGCCGAAACGCAGCAGACCCTCGAGGCCAACCGCAAAAAACTGCGCGACGACCTCGCCGACCTTATGGCGCGCATCGTCTCGCTCACCATGATCCAGGAGGACAGCAACACTCTCTCCCCCGACGCGGTCATCGGCGAGGCGGTTTTTAGCGCGTTGAACGCACAGACCAAAGAACAGATCAAAAAGCTCGGGAATGACTACCGCGCGAACGAAGCCGCCCTGAAGCAACTGACGGCAAAAACAGCAAGGCTCAAAACGGACATCGCTTCGATCGAACAGGAAAAACGCGACCTCCAAAAAGCCAAACAGACGAATGAAAAGGCCCTGGGCGACCTGCAGACGAAGAAGAGCCGCTATAAGAAAGAGATCAAAAAGATCCTGGCGCAGAAGTCCGCCCTGAAAGAGACCCTGGCCCAACTGCACATCATCCAGGAGAGCGAATCGCAAAAAGCGGCCGCGCGCCAGGAGGAGAAGCGCAACGAAGCGCTGCTGGCTTCCAAAGAGGTTCCCGACGTCCGTTCCGTCGGCAGCAGCTACCACAAAGCGCGGACCCGCCGCTACCGCGGTTCAAAGACAATCGCACCACTCGATGCGTACACGGTCCTGAAGCGCTACGGCACCTACACCGACCCGATCTACAAGATCAAGATCTTCAACGAGTCGGTCTCCCTGCAGCCAAAAAGCCCCAACGCCAAAGTCAAGGCCGTCTTCAACGGCAAGGTTATTCTTGCCCAGGAGACGCCGATGTTGGAGAACGTCGTCATTATCGAGCACTCCGGCGGACTGCATACCATCTACGCCCACCTCGACCAGATCGCCCCGACGGTCCAGAAAGGCAAACGTCTCAAAAAAGGGAGCGTCATCGGCCGCGTGAACGATGAACTGATGTTCGAAGTGACCCAGAAAAACTACCACATCGACCCGCTTCAGGTAATCCGCTAA
- a CDS encoding cell division protein FtsX has protein sequence MKSLKSHFSLITALFSILITLQLFLSLERVIGAYEQRLGDNYGIVVVSDNNLSLAFFQGIDDAISAVEPLSPARVLQQLQQQTGDSQINLMTLNLPHFYRLRMAHFITPDEARELGKRLLRDRAISRVETFAQQHDTVYRLLQLFKNVVSVLAAVVLLVTSLLIIKEMRLWQFQHRERMNIMALFGAPVWLRSAVLFRLAIVDAVIASLLATTVFVLVDHYGWMAQLLSLVQLQPTLFQPLHDVPLLTGVAISLSILLASMIVMGHKEEV, from the coding sequence ATGAAGTCTCTTAAAAGCCACTTTTCGCTGATCACGGCGCTCTTTTCCATCCTCATCACCCTGCAGCTCTTTTTGAGCCTGGAGCGGGTCATCGGGGCGTACGAACAGCGCCTGGGGGACAACTACGGCATCGTCGTCGTCAGCGACAACAACCTCTCCCTCGCCTTTTTCCAGGGCATCGACGATGCTATCAGCGCCGTTGAACCCCTCTCGCCCGCCCGGGTGCTGCAGCAGCTCCAGCAGCAGACCGGGGACTCCCAGATCAACCTGATGACGCTGAACCTTCCGCACTTCTACCGGCTCCGGATGGCCCACTTCATCACCCCGGACGAGGCGCGGGAACTGGGAAAGAGGCTGCTGCGCGATCGGGCCATCAGCCGCGTCGAGACCTTTGCGCAGCAGCATGACACCGTCTACCGGCTGCTGCAGCTTTTCAAGAACGTTGTCAGCGTCCTGGCGGCCGTCGTCCTCCTCGTCACCTCGCTGCTCATCATCAAAGAGATGCGCCTGTGGCAGTTCCAGCACCGCGAACGGATGAACATCATGGCCCTCTTCGGTGCCCCGGTCTGGCTGCGATCGGCCGTCCTCTTCCGCCTGGCCATCGTCGATGCCGTGATCGCTTCGCTGCTGGCGACGACCGTCTTTGTCCTCGTCGACCACTACGGCTGGATGGCTCAGCTCCTCTCCCTCGTACAGCTGCAACCGACGCTCTTCCAGCCGCTGCACGACGTGCCGCTGCTCACGGGCGTGGCCATCTCCCTCTCCATCCTGCTCGCTTCCATGATCGTCATGGGGCACAAAGAAGAGGTATGA
- a CDS encoding cell division ATP-binding protein FtsE, whose product MDKIIIADNLSLGYGKHETIISKATFAIDSGSFVFITGASGSGKSTLLKSFFGALPMLSGNLTVGGVDMDNIHTKKLNFLRRHVGIVFQDYKLVKEWTIEKNVMLPLLINGYARDISEMQVEKLLGHVKLTHQRGKYPMELSGGEQQRVAMARALAHNPILILADEPTGNLDEYSSKVIWNLLEGANTQLEATVVVVTHHIPETLGIKYKHYHIEHGDVYEVS is encoded by the coding sequence ATGGATAAGATCATCATCGCCGACAACCTCTCCCTGGGCTACGGCAAGCATGAAACGATCATCTCCAAGGCGACCTTCGCGATCGACTCGGGGAGCTTCGTTTTCATCACCGGGGCCAGCGGGAGCGGCAAGTCCACCCTGCTGAAATCCTTCTTCGGCGCTCTCCCTATGCTCTCGGGCAACCTCACCGTCGGCGGGGTCGACATGGACAATATCCATACGAAGAAACTCAACTTCCTGCGCCGCCACGTCGGCATCGTCTTCCAGGACTACAAGCTTGTCAAAGAGTGGACGATCGAAAAGAATGTCATGCTCCCGCTGCTCATCAACGGCTACGCCCGCGACATCAGCGAGATGCAGGTGGAGAAGCTTCTCGGCCACGTCAAACTTACCCACCAGCGGGGCAAGTACCCCATGGAGCTGAGCGGGGGCGAGCAGCAGCGCGTCGCCATGGCACGCGCCCTCGCCCACAACCCCATCCTTATCCTCGCGGATGAACCGACGGGGAACCTGGACGAGTACTCTTCCAAGGTGATCTGGAACCTTCTCGAGGGGGCCAACACCCAGCTCGAAGCGACCGTCGTCGTCGTCACCCACCACATCCCCGAGACGCTGGGGATCAAATACAAGCACTACCATATTGAGCACGGAGACGTCTATGAAGTCTCTTAA